The Juglans regia cultivar Chandler chromosome 11, Walnut 2.0, whole genome shotgun sequence genome contains the following window.
GTATCATGTACCAATTAACACCATCAGTAAGCTCTGGTGAACCTTTTATAACTACTAGTCTAGATGACGGTCGCTGAGCGTGTGAACTGTACTGAACCATGCATTTTGATCTAGCTAGTCTTCTTgtcttttgattttcttttgtatgtCGTATTGTCTTAGATATACAtacaataatgaaaaaaaagtcaatttgcGAGTCCCCTTTTGAGTCAACATAGAGACCAACACACCCGTGACATGTCATCTATTGATGTTAATTagaaaatgatacatatatatatatatatatttatatatatgagttctaaaaaataaactgaaaaaacttttgatatcatctttgaatatttcttttgttaatgCACATCCATGCCACCATAATGCTGCTCTCTGGTATCATCATCATGACAAAGGCCTATGTAGTCAtgatataagaaattatatataggtGGTAAAACTACTTTAATATTGCAAGTTAGTCGaggtttgaatttaatttaCTACATATAGTGAGTTCCTGAATATGGATTCCATTTAAACCTGTCTAGCCCCGGGCTGCAGGAATCGAAAACAAGGCCTCTTTTACATTTTGGATTGAAGGGAGCTGGCCCAATATATTATTCTCCTCCTCTGTGATTAACGGCTGGATTAAATCAGCTAAACTCGGAAGCTCCTCCCTCTGATTATGCACCAAAAACCTGCAAGTCTTGGGATAAATTGTGCCTTCCGACGACTGAAGAGGGCATGGAATTCCGTAATTTGCAGGATGTCCAAAAATctttgtttatgaaatttacGTGGAAGCTACTAACGGAGGATACTTTATGGTCTCATTTTTTCCGAGCCAAATATGTCAAAGCACgacatattttccttttaccTCGGGGGAAAGGAACTCGGTTTTGCAGGAAAGTGCACTATTATATTCCAGAGGTTCTCAATTGGTCCAGGTGGAAAATTCGAGATGGAAATGTGTCGTTTTGGTGGGATAAGTGGTTGGAGGATGGTCCTATTGGTGCAACACATGATTGTGTGGAAAGTCCTAATTTGATTGTGAAAGATTGCCGAATTGAATGCTTAGGATGTGGGCTTCATTACTCGGTTGATAGGTGATGAGAAGGTTGAGGaggttttggaagttttgagtAAGAGTAGAGGTGGGCAAGATGTTTTAGTATGGACAGATAACACGGATGGGAGATTCTCTTCCAAGAGTGCATGGAATTGTGTTAGAGTACGAGCCTCCAATGTGAGATGGGCAAATTGGTTGTGGCATCCTTGCctcccaaaaaatatatatgttactaTGTAGAAGGCTCTTAATAGTTCACTGAGTGTGGATGATAAGCTGCAATTAGTAGGGATCCCTATTGtgtcaaaatgtgtttgttgtttGATAGGTGGGTACAAGGACCTTGACCATGTTCTTACATCTGGCAATTTTGCAAAGGAACTGTGGCAGAGAGTTGCTGCCCAGGTGGGGCTAGGCCGTGTATCAGCCTCAACGTGGAGGCAATTAATAGAGATGTGGTTCCTAAAGGCTTCAAAGAGTACGCAAATGGGACAGCTAGTTAGGCTTTTACCTACTGTCATCACTTGGATTCTCTGGCTGAGGAGATGCCAAGCTCGAATGGATGGGAGGATGGTTTCCAAACAAGAAGTTTGGTTGCAGTTGAAGTATTGGACAACAAGGATTGGAGAAAAACTCAAATCTTCAAAGATGCAGTCAATGCGGGATATAGCCATATTACAGGAGTTTTAGGTTCCTGTGAAGACCCTGAAGCAGAGGCTCCCTCAGATGGTGCAATGGATTCGTCCAGCTGCAGGAAGGATGAAACTAAATGTAGATGGGGCTTCTAGAGGGAACCCAGGAGCAACAGGAGCAAGGGGCTTAGTGAGGGATTCAGACGGAAACATCAAAGTGGCTTTCTCGGTAGTGCTAGGCTTCAGTACCAACAACTATGAGAAGTTAATGGGTCTATTGCATGGTCTTTGGTTGGTTAATGAGATGGGCATAATTGATATAGATGTTGAGTTAGACTCTTTGCTGGTAGTGCAatggctaaaaaaaaaaatgtgcaaactggtaccttgaggattttTTGGAAGAGGTAATGGTGATTTCACAAGGCCTTAATGTTCACTTCTCTCATATTTTCCGGGAAGGGAATAAATCTGAGGATTATCTAGCAAGGTTGGGGGCAGAAGGTACTAGCAAGTTGTGGGGATCCAATCGGAGTTGCCTTCTCTCCTCATAGCCATGTGGGGTTCCAATAAAAAATGGGTGTCCCACTATTCGGATGGTATAGCCATGTTTTTGCTGTTGGTGTTTTctattggtgttttttttttttttttttggtattggcTTTGTTGGTGTTTTTGTCTGGTGCTTTTGTTTTCGGTATTGGCTTTGCTGGGTGAAAGAAGAACTTTGTAATGGTTTTCCCCTACCATTAAGGGGGTCATTTGTAATAAAGCAAATCTCTTATATATGAACGTGTCGACTTTGTAAAATTATGGCCGCGCTATTTGAGGATCACGTTGATCGATCAATTATTCTGACTGCAGGCAAACAAACTGAatcatatttcatacatttacaagcaagatttatcttctttgacATGATCAAACCTGTCTTAGCAGACCAGGGCGGGAAAATGAGCATTGTTGCAGACGTCATGCACGTATATTATTCATATCTGAAATATATAAAGGTTACTTTCCGCTTACTGATCTTGAAAGAGCGAGGGGCCATCTTGATCCACACAGTTAAGCTAGCGTGTAGGGCAAacattgcatgctaataatatttaaggttatcactattatatatgcAGGTTGGTCTGTTTTATATTCATGAATATGTTGACGCTATTATGCCAGCAAGATTACTGCTTAAAAGTCTTgcaatatttgttttaaaatgatcattttccgtACTATATACTACATATCTGGAGGGAAAAACTCAAGAATCATGAAGAAATGAACTGGAAGTTCAGGTAGCAACTTCCACGCATAGTTCATTTTGTCCgtattctctctctccatcttctccctctctccccgcCTTCTTTtccttaatataaatatatatatatattaatgcaggTTCGTGAATAAGGACGAGAATCCCAGGATTGTCATAATATTGTTGATGGACCGAGTTTTTTTAGAGTTGGAATATACTGATCTTAAGATTTCTTTTTAAGGAATAccattaaaaaagtaaaaatataataaaagcaattagtaattataaaaagtaaaacacaagagataatataaaaataatgacacGACAATATCGAcccttgaattattttttagaataagaCGCCTAACACTCAAATGGAAAGCTTAAGCCACGCAaattggattatatatatattaaaagaactaatttataatatattaggaagccattatatataatcattataaaaaataagaacttCTCTATTTCAAACGATACAAAATCTTATATACCACCTACACTTAGgattggtttggatagtgagataagatgagatgattttagataagttgaataaaatattgttagaatattattttttaatattattattgttttaaaatttaaaaaaattaaattatttattatattttatctgtgaatttgataaagttgtttgAAATAGAGAATCCTTGTTATATTTGAAACTGTAATGTAGCTTCGAAGGGCCCCAATGTAGTCATATTTGAAACTACGGTGGGGTCCTAGCTCGAAGTCGTTGAAGCTGTAATGAATGCGTGTCATATTTGAAACTgcaataagaaattaataaggTTGTTGTCAAGCCAGTTAAAATTATGACAACCATTGGATACTAATATTTAAGCTTATCACTACTCTTAACTTGTTTGTTTTATAGTTCACGTCGGTTTGTTGCTGACGCCATTGCGTACCGGCTAAAACTTGGCACCATGAAGACTAATATTGAATGTTCAGATGCAACTTCCACGCCACTCCTTCCCGTCTCCctcccacctctctctctctctctctctctctctctccccaccaTCCAAGCTTTAGATTACTCTTTATAGGACATATAACCATGTTatctatcttcatcttctttccaCTTCTTCCCTCTGCATACTCAGTACATTTCCAAATCCCTCGCTTTGAATCTAATGCTGACAACATACTGTACTCGGGTGATGCAGTACCTTCTGTTGGAACCATTGAGCTTATCAacaaatacaattatttatGCCGAGTCGGTCAGGCCATCTACTTCGAGAAGGTGCCTCTTTGGGACTCAGATACTGGAAAACTCAGTGATTTTAGTAcccatttttctttcactatcgACACCCAAGACCGTCCCAATTACGGCCATGGGATAGCATTCTTCTTGGCACCTGTGGGGTTTGAAGTCCCACTAAATTCAGCTGGTGGATTTCTAGGCCTATTCAACACCACAAACAGTGATTCATCTCAAAACCAAATTGTTCTAGTTGAGTTCGACTCATCATACTCGGGCCAAGACTGGGATCCAAAAGTTGAGCATGTGGGGATTAACAACAACTCAATTGCTTCTGCAAAATACACCCCCTGGAATGCTAGCTTTCATAGTGGGGATACAGCTGATGCATGGATCACATACAATGCTTCAACGAAGAACTTGAGTGTCTCTTGGAAGTATCAAACAACCCCTAATCCTCAAGAGAATACGAGTCTCGTTTATGAAATTGATCTCATGCGGGTTCTTCCAGAGTGGGTCATAGTTGGATTTTCATCTGCTACAGGTCAATATGGAGAGCGGAATATAATTCGATCATGGGAATTTAGTTCCAGTTTGGaaatgaaggaaagaaatggaaaaaatacGAAACCGAAGGGTTTAGTTGTTGGTCTGACAGTTTCAGCTGGTGTTCTGGTAATTGGAGCAGTTATGACATTTGTAATATTGTGGGcatggaagagaaagaaattggAGAAGGAAACGATAGAGACTGTGAATTTAACATCAATTAATGACGACCTTGAAAAAGGAGCAGGACCAAGAAGAT
Protein-coding sequences here:
- the LOC109003379 gene encoding L-type lectin-domain containing receptor kinase IX.1-like: MFRCNFHATPSRLPPTSLSLSLSLSPHHPSFRLLFIGHITMLSIFIFFPLLPSAYSVHFQIPRFESNADNILYSGDAVPSVGTIELINKYNYLCRVGQAIYFEKVPLWDSDTGKLSDFSTHFSFTIDTQDRPNYGHGIAFFLAPVGFEVPLNSAGGFLGLFNTTNSDSSQNQIVLVEFDSSYSGQDWDPKVEHVGINNNSIASAKYTPWNASFHSGDTADAWITYNASTKNLSVSWKYQTTPNPQENTSLVYEIDLMRVLPEWVIVGFSSATGQYGERNIIRSWEFSSSLEMKERNGKNTKPKGLVVGLTVSAGVLVIGAVMTFVILWAWKRKKLEKETIETVNLTSINDDLEKGAGPRRFSHIHLASATHNFADDRKLGEGGFGAVYRGFLTDLDIAVAVKRISRGSKQGRKEYITEVKIISRLRHRNLVQLIGWCHDKGEFLLVYEFMPNGSLDAHLFGKRSPLTWAMRYKIASGLASALLYLHEEWEQCVVHRDIKSSNVMLDSSFNVKLGDFGLARLMDHELGPQTTGLAGTLGYMAPEYIATGRASKESDVYSYGVVALEIATGRKSNNPPEKDSAMGLVEWVWNLYGSGRLRTAIDNRLHIEFEEKQIECLMIVGLWCAYPDRSLRPSIRQAIHVLNFEATKPDLPLKMPVPLYHIPTLSVSSGEPLITTSLEDGR